A genomic stretch from Aedes albopictus strain Foshan chromosome 2, AalbF5, whole genome shotgun sequence includes:
- the LOC109411753 gene encoding uncharacterized protein LOC109411753 isoform X6: MRLTMGLPELPDQNNGNDFRMEEDVFINADGTTDDSESEYNEENEYMGYQPLNVENSSNVLDDSEESESNDTVIPDESTHELLNVDVWNAPRPTELNIELDAEKAEQILNVMADFKLPNTSVPQWAVGVPEECWKEELLQRIRQRQNCLATSNET; this comes from the exons ATGAG ATTAACAATGGGCTTGCCAGAATTGCCAGACCAAAATAATGGGAACGACTTTCGCATGGAAGAAGACGTTTTTATCAATGCGGATGGAACAACCGATGATAGCGAAAGTGAATATAACGAAGAAAATGAATACATGGGGTATCAACCATTGAATGTAGAAAACAGCAGCAACGTATTAGATGACAGCGAGGAATCTGAGTCAAACGACACTGTAATACCTGATGAATCAACCCATGAGCTCCTCAATGTGGACGTGTGGAATGCACCAAGGCCCACTGAACTCAACATTGAGTTAGATGCTGAAAAAGCAGAGCAG ATTCTCAATGTAATGGCAGATTTTAAGTTACCAAATACGTCGGTTCCACAGTGGGCAGTAGGAGTTCCAGAAGAATGCTGGAAGGAGGAACTATTACAGCGTATTCGTCAAAGACAAAATTGCCTAGCAACTAGTAATGAGACTTGA
- the LOC109411753 gene encoding uncharacterized protein LOC109411753 isoform X7 — MGLPELPDQNNGNDFRMEEDVFINADGTTDDSESEYNEENEYMGYQPLNVENSSNVLDDSEESESNDTVIPDESTHELLNVDVWNAPRPTELNIELDAEKAEQILNVMADFKLPNTSVPQWAVGVPEECWKEELLQRIRQRQNCLATSNET, encoded by the exons ATGGGCTTGCCAGAATTGCCAGACCAAAATAATGGGAACGACTTTCGCATGGAAGAAGACGTTTTTATCAATGCGGATGGAACAACCGATGATAGCGAAAGTGAATATAACGAAGAAAATGAATACATGGGGTATCAACCATTGAATGTAGAAAACAGCAGCAACGTATTAGATGACAGCGAGGAATCTGAGTCAAACGACACTGTAATACCTGATGAATCAACCCATGAGCTCCTCAATGTGGACGTGTGGAATGCACCAAGGCCCACTGAACTCAACATTGAGTTAGATGCTGAAAAAGCAGAGCAG ATTCTCAATGTAATGGCAGATTTTAAGTTACCAAATACGTCGGTTCCACAGTGGGCAGTAGGAGTTCCAGAAGAATGCTGGAAGGAGGAACTATTACAGCGTATTCGTCAAAGACAAAATTGCCTAGCAACTAGTAATGAGACTTGA
- the LOC109411753 gene encoding protein FAM151B isoform X2, which yields MFQWSRGIHQPIALQTDIFFTIGMADTRLVNHSDNLTDITWAHAVDSQKYLLEVLNSDIDFIEADILLGVIDSNTDNEHLIPIMAHPPATTSDITLESFLEQIQNHNRIVEPSKVKGVKLDFKTIDAFEASISIINNIYDMQSFPTWINADILAGPVNNTETIPVDPKRFFDGIKQLGPVVLSIGWTTKWSQSSLEGCYTKEHINAMTSTINENLSDEHGKSITFPVRAGIAANSLEHLTSLYETLKEKHNVTFTIWSSENDAVDVEKLRQFIFNFGVNKVYVDVPTDLKNQLHLGNVSLL from the exons ATATATTCTTCACAATCGGAATGGCTGATACACGCCTTGTCAATCATTCTGATAATCTAACAGACATTACTTGGGCACATGCTGTCGATAGCCAAAAATATCTGCTAGAAGTCCTCAAta GTGACATAGATTTCATAGAGGCAGACATCCTATTGGGAGTTATCGATAGCAACACTGATAATGAACATTTAATCCCTATTATGGCACATCCACCAGCAACAACGTCTGACATAACTTTGGAATCTTTCTTGGAACAAATACAAAACCATAATCGTATTGTAGAACCGTCGAAAGTAAAAGGTGTAAAGCTAGATTTTAAAACGATAGATGCTTTTGAAGCATCAATAAgtattatcaacaatatatatgATATGCAGTCATTTCCAACATGGATCAATGCTGATATTCTGGCAGGACCAGTAAATAATACAGAAACCATCCCTGTGGATCCGAAACGGTTTTTCGACGGAATAAAGCAACTCGGTCCGGTAGTTCTATCTATCGGGTGGACAACCAAGTGGAGTCAATCATCTTTAGAAGGGTGCTATACAAAAGAACACATCAATGCAATGACAAGTACTATCAATGAAAATCTTTCAGATGAACATGGAAAATCTATAACGTTTCCAGTTCGTGCTGGTATTGCCGCAAATAGTCTAGAACATTTGACGTCGCTCTATGAAACGTTGAAGGAAAAACATAACGTCACATTCACAATCTGGTCAAGTGAAAACGATGCAGTAGATGTTGAAAAACTGAGGCAATTCATTTTTAATTTCGGTGTAAATAAAGTATATGTTGACGTACCAACGGATTTGAAAAACCAGCTACACTTGGGCAACGTTTCTCTTTTATAA
- the LOC109411753 gene encoding protein FAM151B isoform X3, which produces MKCIMFHQLFVLIDIFFTIGMADTRLVNHSDNLTDITWAHAVDSQKYLLEVLNSDIDFIEADILLGVIDSNTDNEHLIPIMAHPPATTSDITLESFLEQIQNHNRIVEPSKVKGVKLDFKTIDAFEASISIINNIYDMQSFPTWINADILAGPVNNTETIPVDPKRFFDGIKQLGPVVLSIGWTTKWSQSSLEGCYTKEHINAMTSTINENLSDEHGKSITFPVRAGIAANSLEHLTSLYETLKEKHNVTFTIWSSENDAVDVEKLRQFIFNFGVNKVYVDVPTDLKNQLHLGNVSLL; this is translated from the exons ATGAAGTGCATAATGTTTCATCAACTTTTCGTGCTGATAG ATATATTCTTCACAATCGGAATGGCTGATACACGCCTTGTCAATCATTCTGATAATCTAACAGACATTACTTGGGCACATGCTGTCGATAGCCAAAAATATCTGCTAGAAGTCCTCAAta GTGACATAGATTTCATAGAGGCAGACATCCTATTGGGAGTTATCGATAGCAACACTGATAATGAACATTTAATCCCTATTATGGCACATCCACCAGCAACAACGTCTGACATAACTTTGGAATCTTTCTTGGAACAAATACAAAACCATAATCGTATTGTAGAACCGTCGAAAGTAAAAGGTGTAAAGCTAGATTTTAAAACGATAGATGCTTTTGAAGCATCAATAAgtattatcaacaatatatatgATATGCAGTCATTTCCAACATGGATCAATGCTGATATTCTGGCAGGACCAGTAAATAATACAGAAACCATCCCTGTGGATCCGAAACGGTTTTTCGACGGAATAAAGCAACTCGGTCCGGTAGTTCTATCTATCGGGTGGACAACCAAGTGGAGTCAATCATCTTTAGAAGGGTGCTATACAAAAGAACACATCAATGCAATGACAAGTACTATCAATGAAAATCTTTCAGATGAACATGGAAAATCTATAACGTTTCCAGTTCGTGCTGGTATTGCCGCAAATAGTCTAGAACATTTGACGTCGCTCTATGAAACGTTGAAGGAAAAACATAACGTCACATTCACAATCTGGTCAAGTGAAAACGATGCAGTAGATGTTGAAAAACTGAGGCAATTCATTTTTAATTTCGGTGTAAATAAAGTATATGTTGACGTACCAACGGATTTGAAAAACCAGCTACACTTGGGCAACGTTTCTCTTTTATAA
- the LOC109411753 gene encoding protein FAM151B isoform X4, translating to MADTRLVNHSDNLTDITWAHAVDSQKYLLEVLNSDIDFIEADILLGVIDSNTDNEHLIPIMAHPPATTSDITLESFLEQIQNHNRIVEPSKVKGVKLDFKTIDAFEASISIINNIYDMQSFPTWINADILAGPVNNTETIPVDPKRFFDGIKQLGPVVLSIGWTTKWSQSSLEGCYTKEHINAMTSTINENLSDEHGKSITFPVRAGIAANSLEHLTSLYETLKEKHNVTFTIWSSENDAVDVEKLRQFIFNFGVNKVYVDVPTDLKNQLHLGNVSLL from the exons ATGGCTGATACACGCCTTGTCAATCATTCTGATAATCTAACAGACATTACTTGGGCACATGCTGTCGATAGCCAAAAATATCTGCTAGAAGTCCTCAAta GTGACATAGATTTCATAGAGGCAGACATCCTATTGGGAGTTATCGATAGCAACACTGATAATGAACATTTAATCCCTATTATGGCACATCCACCAGCAACAACGTCTGACATAACTTTGGAATCTTTCTTGGAACAAATACAAAACCATAATCGTATTGTAGAACCGTCGAAAGTAAAAGGTGTAAAGCTAGATTTTAAAACGATAGATGCTTTTGAAGCATCAATAAgtattatcaacaatatatatgATATGCAGTCATTTCCAACATGGATCAATGCTGATATTCTGGCAGGACCAGTAAATAATACAGAAACCATCCCTGTGGATCCGAAACGGTTTTTCGACGGAATAAAGCAACTCGGTCCGGTAGTTCTATCTATCGGGTGGACAACCAAGTGGAGTCAATCATCTTTAGAAGGGTGCTATACAAAAGAACACATCAATGCAATGACAAGTACTATCAATGAAAATCTTTCAGATGAACATGGAAAATCTATAACGTTTCCAGTTCGTGCTGGTATTGCCGCAAATAGTCTAGAACATTTGACGTCGCTCTATGAAACGTTGAAGGAAAAACATAACGTCACATTCACAATCTGGTCAAGTGAAAACGATGCAGTAGATGTTGAAAAACTGAGGCAATTCATTTTTAATTTCGGTGTAAATAAAGTATATGTTGACGTACCAACGGATTTGAAAAACCAGCTACACTTGGGCAACGTTTCTCTTTTATAA